In Myxocyprinus asiaticus isolate MX2 ecotype Aquarium Trade chromosome 16, UBuf_Myxa_2, whole genome shotgun sequence, the genomic stretch caagggcttaaaagcacactgggaattgggcattccaaattgggtgaaaaatgaaaacaaaataaaaaaattaaaatgagacGTGAAAAtgcaaggtaaatatcacttgagagaagaatatttttattacatCATTTCCATTCAAGCTTTAATTTTGCAGAATTATTAATTGCAAAAAgtgtaaaattgtatttaattgtgtatatttaggatatacagtatgttagctatgaaataagCCTTAGGAAGAAAAAGGAGTAAGACATTTTATCCCAAAATTGTAACATTTTCATCACTGTCATTTCCAACACGGAATTCTATAATTCACAATACAGAAtatgagatgtggtggaaatgacactgtggtgggaattatCATGACTTtcagagaaaatgacaaaactacAGAAATCTCTTGTGATGCATAGGTCCACAGTGCAAAATGtgcccaaagtaaaaaaaaaataaaaaaacacccatgtatatacatatatatatacacttaccgACAACTTTTtcaggtacacctgtacacctacttattcatgcaattatctaatcagccaatcgtgtggcagctgtgcaatgcataaaatcacgcagatacgggtcaagagctttagttaatgttcacatcaaccatcagaatagggaaaaaattttatctcgtgatttcgaccatggcctgattgttggttccagatgggctggtttgagtatttctgtaattgctgatctcctgggattttcacgcacaatagtctctagagtttacacagaatggtgccaaaaacaaaacacatccagtgagctgcagttctgtggatggaaacgccttgttgatgagagaggtcaacaaagaatggccagactggtttgagctgacagaaaggttacggtaactcagataaccactctgtacaattgtagtgagcagaatagtgaCAAAAGAGACAAAAGTGGTGTAATCTGTCCCAGCTTGGTCTAAACCATGTGCTTCTAGTCTCAACCTCTAATCCCTAATCCTTCATCTTTGAGAAGAACATACATTAGTAAAATAATCGCACTTAATCTCAAATCTTGCTAAAGAAGCTTTTTAAAGACATTGGGAAAGCTATCTTTGAGAAAGAAAATAACTAATGCTAAAGGgctaaataaagttattttttattgtttggaaggatttaagagttttcagtgttttgttgaGTTCTTTTAACTGTAATCTGCTCCTTTCAACAGGAAACTCTGTAGTGGGGAATGAGACTGAGGCTGATAGTGCTGTTAATGTGACCTCCTTGTCTACTGAGGGTGAGGAAGAGAAGCTGAAGGAAGTGTCACAGTTTGCCAGCTTGTCCGGTGACACAGACCTGACTCTTCACATCGGACGTAAACCCAGAGTAGAGGAAGAAGGCAGTGGCATGCTGGAAGAGGTCATTTCACCAACTCCTGGTACTAGTAAGATGGCCACCACCAGCTTGCCAGGCCCAGAGATCAGCCCTGACTCTGCTGAGACCGACCACTTGCTACCCCATGACCCAGACAATAAATTCATGGATGAAGATGTACCCACACAGCCACCTTGGCAGGCCAAAGGAGACATGGAGACCACTGTGTTTGACCTGGACCATGAAGATCACAAATCTCCCACAAACCCGCCCCctacaaacccaccttcaccctcagacgtcactgtagATTTCTTCGACTCTGGTTCCCGTCACAAGAACCTAGAACCTCCATCTATGTCCCCACATGAGCTTCAGGGCAATGAGGCCACCTCCTGGGCCATGACGGACAACTACGACTACATGACGCCCTATGATGACAGCGTGTCACCCACTACGGAAGATTACCCCTACAGCAGCACTACTGACTCGTACGATGATGATCTCACCACTACTCCTTCCTCCAAGGCGATCCACCCAAGTTTGCCCTTCAACCCTGATAACACACAAACCAAATGGTCCACTGCAAATGAGGAACCCTCTGTTCCCCCTGGCGTGGTCAACTCTGTTAACGGCTCAGACTGTCGGCAGGGCTTTGTCCGTAGCAATGGCACCTGCAAGTCCCCATGCGACCTTCAGCCCAGCTTCTGCTTCAATGGAGGCCAATGCTACGTCCTGGAGGGAACTCAGATGTTCTGCAGGTAAGCATTTAGAAGAAGACTATCAGAATAGTCAAAGAGAAGAAAACATTCAGAGCAAAAATAATTAACTATttgctattactattgctcatatgttGGGCTACTTGGGACTTGAATAAACCTCTAACACTTAGCATTCTAGTAATATTTGTACTGGGGGCGATACCCAAATTTGAGTGGCCTGTTGAGGAGAAGTgtgctattaaagggatagttcaccagaaaactacaattgtgtcatcattttctcaccctcaagtttttccaaacctgtatgactttttttttcttacgtggaacacaaaagggaatgttaggcagaatgacagcctcagtcaccattcactttcattagccacgtttccactatcgggacAAATAAGAGCATGCTTGTGCCTTCAAGGGcaagttgcgttcccactgtcacttacAGGGCTATATTGTGCCTCCTCAGGGCTTATTCGGggccaagttgtgtatccagcacacaacAGTACAGattcaggagaaaaaaaaaaataaaaaaaaaaaatatatatatatatataattgcaggCATAGTACAAATCTGTGTTTATTTCAAGGGTTAGcttgtctccagagtctgatacctcagcttgagttttcccttgcttgtgaaatgggcggggtgtgtgccgttggcaccagggcagcgtattaagggcgggttttaggccAACGatgcggggctattggcccgatggtgggaatgtagattgattttggtcttgcggctcgaggtcCAAGGTTATTGGCCCTGGGTGAGCAGTTGATAGCcttggctcgcactggcccaacagtggaaaagcggctattgtgtggaaaaaatattaaatgaaattgaatggttactgaggctgacattctgcctaaaaagAAATCTcctcatttttgggtggactatgcCTTTAAGTGATCAGACATTTTATTTTGGCCTGGaagatgataaaatgggtgaaagtATGCCTTAAGGACCGTTCAGACCAAACATGTTTAATAAAATCAAGACTCATTGCAAAAGATACAACAGAAAGTAGGTGcttcgagacacgtttttaacagtTCAGTTCATCCtgacacagtgtttaaaaaaagctGTGCTCCTGTGTTAGATGCATAAAAACAGTAAGACGCAGTCAAAAACATTCATCAAGCGCATATTTACatggaaaaacaattgaaaaacatcacggacggatgcaaaaatgcatttggtgtgaacaaccccttacaaaaaatcaaggaaatataatattatagagacttgagggtgggtTCTAATGAATTGGACCAATATGCAAGCACCTAACAACTACCCAAAACActatagcaactgcatagcaacaagctaaaaaaactcaggacaccttagcaacagcatagcaatgccctgtcaaccacccacaacacccttgcaTTGTATCTGCggctttcaatttttttttttagaaaacgtcaaatctagtttaaaattgGAATGGAATAGAGGGAAACTCCCAAGGAGAGAGTCCTTCCCTCATGTTGCATCTGGCCACAAGGGGAACTGAGGACTCACACAAGGACAAGCCGGGTGCTGCGGGCAAAAAGCACCTCATGTTTTCCCAGATTCTTTATGAGGATAGTTTATTAGGAAACTTCCCTCTCGCTGCCAGATTATTTTGTGCACAACTGTTTTTGCCAAAACAtgagacacacatgcacactagaATCAAGTTTATGTTCACAAACCTTGTTTGTTTTCACGTGCCTTGCATTATGACAACAATTCTCTCTTttcacatgaaaaatgttactaAGATATCTAATTAAGAAGAATAACAATCGGACCCTCCCTTAGACTTGCATACGACTCAATCAACTTCACCATCACTGCAGATGTATTTACCATCAGAGCAAAACTGActcataagaaaataaaaaatcacatttagatctcagtagttcacccaaaactttaaattctgtcatcatttactcaacctcatgctgttccaaacccatatgactttctttattccgtgGAATACAAAATGAGGTGTTAGGCTTTAGTCACcctttgctttcattgtatggaaaaaaatatgcaataaaagtgaatggtgactgactgaggctaacattctgccaagcaGCTCCTTTTGCATTTGATGGAAGAAAtccctttaatatctcagttgtttctcttagactgcaatgagattaaatgtgcTCAGGTTTGCCAAGACACTAAAGATTGCTTTTAAAAGTCAGTGATTTCCGTTTCTCACCGAAGTCTTCCAAGACTTCAGAagttatctgagctatgctatcacACTAATTTTATAGCTATATGCCAACTATTGTTGTTACTAACTCatttgtgtcatttttatttctccaaggaattttaggagaaacatctaaaACAAAGTTGGTACATAAAAGAATAGTTACATAAATATTTGAAAGTAATacatttttctgtaactgctataCAGCAAATGCCATTACAAAGAGGTTATAGGAAGGATTATGCTTAAAGCTAAAATAAGTATGAGACGATATGAAATTCAGCATGTTCAAGGGCAGATTAGGATGACGTGGGGGGAGGAATGGTAGAGGAGAACTGGGCATATTGCTACCTGAAAAGCATCTTTAGCTTTCCCACATAAAAGTCACACATTGTGGAGGATATCCTTCgcattattttcatataataGAATACGATAATTTATGGGAGCTAGAATTGCTTTGTCTAGTCACAAAATTAAACTATCATGATTTAATTTCTGGTCCCTTCAGTAGTACGTGAAGGTAAAAATGAGTGCAGTTCACTCTTCCAGATGCCCACAAGTTGTAATTCATGTGATTGTGGCCTTAGGCCATCCCCTAGCCAAACTGTGACCATTAAGACCCTATTCATGGCCATAAATCTCTTGCCTCTCCCTCTTTTTGGATTTGTGCAGTGGCCCTCACTGTGACCTCAACCTTCACGTAAGCCCAGATGTCAAGGTTATAGCAGTAAATTCCCTTAAATTTGCTCACTCATTGTGATGTACTTCATTCCCAAAGAAAAGAAATATAACCCAGAGGTTgctctttatttgtgtttttttttttttttttgctcaggtattctttattaatgtatcaaattttgtcagatgtttctcctaactTTCTTAGGAGAAATAAATATGGACAGAAATGAGACATTGCTGACATAGAGTTATGTAGATATCCTTACTCTGATAATTTGGTCGcaaaagaatttgatgagaaatgtttgagtttccTGAAACTCTAGGACAAATATGAGATTACTAGGGTCTATTTGTCAGGAGTAAAATCTGAAACTCtggagacttaaagggatagttcacccaaaaatgaaaattctctcatcatttactcaccctcatgccatcacagatgtgtaggactttctttcttctgtagaacacaaacgaagatttttagaagaatatttcagctctgtaggtccatacaaaatcaagtgaatggggt encodes the following:
- the LOC127454194 gene encoding chondroitin sulfate proteoglycan 5-like isoform X8 → MSRKEMMFCSGCWSAPMLSALLVVFLIPLFAHGNSVVGNETEADSAVNVTSLSTEGEEEKLKEVSQFASLSGDTDLTLHIGRKPRVEEEGSGMLEEVISPTPGTSKMATTSLPGPEISPDSAETDHLLPHDPDNKFMDEDVPTQPPWQAKGDMETTVFDLDHEDHKSPTNPPPTNPPSPSDVTVDFFDSGSRHKNLEPPSMSPHELQGNEATSWAMTDNYDYMTPYDDSVSPTTEDYPYSSTTDSYDDDLTTTPSSKAIHPSLPFNPDNTQTKWSTANEEPSVPPGVVNSVNGSDCRQGFVRSNGTCKSPCDLQPSFCFNGGQCYVLEGTQMFCRCNIQDYMWHKGARCESVITEFQVMCIAIGATALMVLLLFMIIVCFAKKLHVLKTENKKLRKRSSKYRPSSEHHNDNFSLSTIAEGSHPNKTMSRYTWECKTKEEPDCEDDPNAQNKLEDPVKAPPPKEDESLNIQNSLTPKHENHKVLGEENSSEVNSLQNNMM
- the LOC127454194 gene encoding chondroitin sulfate proteoglycan 5-like isoform X12, coding for MSRKEMMFCSGCWSAPMLSALLVVFLIPLFAHGNSVVGNETEADSAVNVTSLSTEGEEEKLKEVSQFASLSGDTDLTLHIGRKPRVEEEGSGMLEEVISPTPGTSKMATTSLPGPEISPDSAETDHLLPHDPDNKFMDEDVPTQPPWQAKGDMETTVFDLDHEDHKSPTNPPPTNPPSPSDVTVDFFDSGSRHKNLEPPSMSPHELQGNEATSWAMTDNYDYMTPYDDSVSPTTEDYPYSSTTDSYDDDLTTTPSSKAIHPSLPFNPDNTQTKWSTANEEPSVPPGVVNSVNGSDCRQGFVRSNGTCKSPCDLQPSFCFNGGQCYVLEGTQMFCRCNIQDYMWHKGARCESVITEFQVMCIAIGATALMVLLLFMIIVCFAKKLHVLKTENKKLRKRRMILMPRTSWRTP
- the LOC127454194 gene encoding chondroitin sulfate proteoglycan 5-like isoform X3; the encoded protein is MSRKEMMFCSGCWSAPMLSALLVVFLIPLFAHGNSVVGNETEADSAVNVTSLSTEGEEEKLKEVSQFASLSGDTDLTLHIGRKPRVEEEGSGMLEEVISPTPGTSKMATTSLPGPEISPDSAETDHLLPHDPDNKFMDEDVPTQPPWQAKGDMETTVFDLDHEDHKSPTNPPPTNPPSPSDVTVDFFDSGSRHKNLEPPSMSPHELQGNEATSWAMTDNYDYMTPYDDSVSPTTEDYPYSSTTDSYDDDLTTTPSSKAIHPSLPFNPDNTQTKWSTANEEPSVPPGVVNSVNGSDCRQGFVRSNGTCKSPCDLQPSFCFNGGQCYVLEGTQMFCRCNIQDYMWHKGARCESVITEFQVMCIAIGATALMVLLLFMIIVCFAKKLHVLKTENKKLRKRSSKYRPSSEHHNDNFSLSTIAEGSHPNKTMSRYTWECKTKEEPDCEDDPNAQNKLEDPVKAPPPKEDESLNIQNSLTPKHENHKVLGEENSSEGRMTIDVELHLPKRAKVLPQPSPLVHYDVFLYKVAKSQERAKHRVRWEDCEYCVYESPFSCCPAYSPVSTRSLPAIIHRRTGPCKGMPCTP
- the LOC127454194 gene encoding chondroitin sulfate proteoglycan 5-like isoform X1 encodes the protein MSRKEMMFCSGCWSAPMLSALLVVFLIPLFAHGNSVVGNETEADSAVNVTSLSTEGEEEKLKEVSQFASLSGDTDLTLHIGRKPRVEEEGSGMLEEVISPTPGTSKMATTSLPGPEISPDSAETDHLLPHDPDNKFMDEDVPTQPPWQAKGDMETTVFDLDHEDHKSPTNPPPTNPPSPSDVTVDFFDSGSRHKNLEPPSMSPHELQGNEATSWAMTDNYDYMTPYDDSVSPTTEDYPYSSTTDSYDDDLTTTPSSKAIHPSLPFNPDNTQTKWSTANEEPSVPPGVVNSVNGSDCRQGFVRSNGTCKSPCDLQPSFCFNGGQCYVLEGTQMFCRCNIQDYMWHKGARCESVITEFQVMCIAIGATALMVLLLFMIIVCFAKKLHVLKTENKKLRKRSSKYRPSSEHHNDNFSLSTIAEGSHPNVRKLCDTPPNLPHARALAYYDNIICQDDPNAQNKLEDPVKAPPPKEDESLNIQNSLTPKHENHKVLGEENSSEGRMTIDVELHLPKRAKVLPQPSPLVHYDVFLYKVAKSQERAKHRVRWEDCEYCVYESPFSCCPAYSPVSTRSLPAIIHRRTGPCKGMPCTP
- the LOC127454194 gene encoding chondroitin sulfate proteoglycan 5-like isoform X5, coding for MSRKEMMFCSGCWSAPMLSALLVVFLIPLFAHGNSVVGNETEADSAVNVTSLSTEGEEEKLKEVSQFASLSGDTDLTLHIGRKPRVEEEGSGMLEEVISPTPGTSKMATTSLPGPEISPDSAETDHLLPHDPDNKFMDEDVPTQPPWQAKGDMETTVFDLDHEDHKSPTNPPPTNPPSPSDVTVDFFDSGSRHKNLEPPSMSPHELQGNEATSWAMTDNYDYMTPYDDSVSPTTEDYPYSSTTDSYDDDLTTTPSSKAIHPSLPFNPDNTQTKWSTANEEPSVPPGVVNSVNGSDCRQGFVRSNGTCKSPCDLQPSFCFNGGQCYVLEGTQMFCRCNIQDYMWHKGARCESVITEFQVMCIAIGATALMVLLLFMIIVCFAKKLHVLKTENKKLRKRSSKYRPSSEHHNDNFSLSTIAEGSHPNDDPNAQNKLEDPVKAPPPKEDESLNIQNSLTPKHENHKVLGEENSSEGRMTIDVELHLPKRAKVLPQPSPLVHYDVFLYKVAKSQERAKHRVRWEDCEYCVYESPFSCCPAYSPVSTRSLPAIIHRRTGPCKGMPCTP
- the LOC127454194 gene encoding chondroitin sulfate proteoglycan 5-like isoform X2 — its product is MSRKEMMFCSGCWSAPMLSALLVVFLIPLFAHGNSVVGNETEADSAVNVTSLSTEGEEEKLKEVSQFASLSGDTDLTLHIGRKPRVEEEGSGMLEEVISPTPGTSKMATTSLPGPEISPDSAETDHLLPHDPDNKFMDEDVPTQPPWQAKGDMETTVFDLDHEDHKSPTNPPPTNPPSPSDVTVDFFDSGSRHKNLEPPSMSPHELQGNEATSWAMTDNYDYMTPYDDSVSPTTEDYPYSSTTDSYDDDLTTTPSSKAIHPSLPFNPDNTQTKWSTANEEPSVPPGVVNSVNGSDCRQGFVRSNGTCKSPCDLQPSFCFNGGQCYVLEGTQMFCRCNIQDYMWHKGARCESVITEFQVMCIAIGATALMVLLLFMIIVCFAKKLHVLKTENKKLRKRSKYRPSSEHHNDNFSLSTIAEGSHPNVRKLCDTPPNLPHARALAYYDNIICQDDPNAQNKLEDPVKAPPPKEDESLNIQNSLTPKHENHKVLGEENSSEGRMTIDVELHLPKRAKVLPQPSPLVHYDVFLYKVAKSQERAKHRVRWEDCEYCVYESPFSCCPAYSPVSTRSLPAIIHRRTGPCKGMPCTP
- the LOC127454194 gene encoding chondroitin sulfate proteoglycan 5-like isoform X9, which produces MSRKEMMFCSGCWSAPMLSALLVVFLIPLFAHGNSVVGNETEADSAVNVTSLSTEGEEEKLKEVSQFASLSGDTDLTLHIGRKPRVEEEGSGMLEEVISPTPGTSKMATTSLPGPEISPDSAETDHLLPHDPDNKFMDEDVPTQPPWQAKGDMETTVFDLDHEDHKSPTNPPPTNPPSPSDVTVDFFDSGSRHKNLEPPSMSPHELQGNEATSWAMTDNYDYMTPYDDSVSPTTEDYPYSSTTDSYDDDLTTTPSSKAIHPSLPFNPDNTQTKWSTANEEPSVPPGVVNSVNGSDCRQGFVRSNGTCKSPCDLQPSFCFNGGQCYVLEGTQMFCRCNIQDYMWHKGARCESVITEFQVMCIAIGATALMVLLLFMIIVCFAKKLHVLKTENKKLRKRSSKYRPSSEHHNDNFSLSTIAEGSHPNKTMSRYTWECKTKEEPDCEFHADGRKDAPYPVTMEVAYPHVLPEVTI
- the LOC127454194 gene encoding chondroitin sulfate proteoglycan 5-like isoform X11 codes for the protein MSRKEMMFCSGCWSAPMLSALLVVFLIPLFAHGNSVVGNETEADSAVNVTSLSTEGEEEKLKEVSQFASLSGDTDLTLHIGRKPRVEEEGSGMLEEVISPTPGTSKMATTSLPGPEISPDSAETDHLLPHDPDNKFMDEDVPTQPPWQAKGDMETTVFDLDHEDHKSPTNPPPTNPPSPSDVTVDFFDSGSRHKNLEPPSMSPHELQGNEATSWAMTDNYDYMTPYDDSVSPTTEDYPYSSTTDSYDDDLTTTPSSKAIHPSLPFNPDNTQTKWSTANEEPSVPPGVVNSVNGSDCRQGFVRSNGTCKSPCDLQPSFCFNGGQCYVLEGTQMFCRCNIQDYMWHKGARCESVITEFQVMCIAIGATALMVLLLFMIIVCFAKKLHVLKTENKKLRKRSKYRPSSEHHNDNFSLSTIAEGSHPNRNLFGKGGGAQRSERWERFLC
- the LOC127454194 gene encoding chondroitin sulfate proteoglycan 5-like isoform X10, translated to MSRKEMMFCSGCWSAPMLSALLVVFLIPLFAHGNSVVGNETEADSAVNVTSLSTEGEEEKLKEVSQFASLSGDTDLTLHIGRKPRVEEEGSGMLEEVISPTPGTSKMATTSLPGPEISPDSAETDHLLPHDPDNKFMDEDVPTQPPWQAKGDMETTVFDLDHEDHKSPTNPPPTNPPSPSDVTVDFFDSGSRHKNLEPPSMSPHELQGNEATSWAMTDNYDYMTPYDDSVSPTTEDYPYSSTTDSYDDDLTTTPSSKAIHPSLPFNPDNTQTKWSTANEEPSVPPGVVNSVNGSDCRQGFVRSNGTCKSPCDLQPSFCFNGGQCYVLEGTQMFCRCNIQDYMWHKGARCESVITEFQVMCIAIGATALMVLLLFMIIVCFAKKLHVLKTENKKLRKRSSKYRPSSEHHNDNFSLSTIAEGSHPNRNLFGKGGGAQRSERWERFLC
- the LOC127454194 gene encoding chondroitin sulfate proteoglycan 5-like isoform X4, with the translated sequence MSRKEMMFCSGCWSAPMLSALLVVFLIPLFAHGNSVVGNETEADSAVNVTSLSTEGEEEKLKEVSQFASLSGDTDLTLHIGRKPRVEEEGSGMLEEVISPTPGTSKMATTSLPGPEISPDSAETDHLLPHDPDNKFMDEDVPTQPPWQAKGDMETTVFDLDHEDHKSPTNPPPTNPPSPSDVTVDFFDSGSRHKNLEPPSMSPHELQGNEATSWAMTDNYDYMTPYDDSVSPTTEDYPYSSTTDSYDDDLTTTPSSKAIHPSLPFNPDNTQTKWSTANEEPSVPPGVVNSVNGSDCRQGFVRSNGTCKSPCDLQPSFCFNGGQCYVLEGTQMFCRCNIQDYMWHKGARCESVITEFQVMCIAIGATALMVLLLFMIIVCFAKKLHVLKTENKKLRKRSKYRPSSEHHNDNFSLSTIAEGSHPNKTMSRYTWECKTKEEPDCEDDPNAQNKLEDPVKAPPPKEDESLNIQNSLTPKHENHKVLGEENSSEGRMTIDVELHLPKRAKVLPQPSPLVHYDVFLYKVAKSQERAKHRVRWEDCEYCVYESPFSCCPAYSPVSTRSLPAIIHRRTGPCKGMPCTP
- the LOC127454194 gene encoding chondroitin sulfate proteoglycan 5-like isoform X6; this translates as MSRKEMMFCSGCWSAPMLSALLVVFLIPLFAHGNSVVGNETEADSAVNVTSLSTEGEEEKLKEVSQFASLSGDTDLTLHIGRKPRVEEEGSGMLEEVISPTPGTSKMATTSLPGPEISPDSAETDHLLPHDPDNKFMDEDVPTQPPWQAKGDMETTVFDLDHEDHKSPTNPPPTNPPSPSDVTVDFFDSGSRHKNLEPPSMSPHELQGNEATSWAMTDNYDYMTPYDDSVSPTTEDYPYSSTTDSYDDDLTTTPSSKAIHPSLPFNPDNTQTKWSTANEEPSVPPGVVNSVNGSDCRQGFVRSNGTCKSPCDLQPSFCFNGGQCYVLEGTQMFCRCNIQDYMWHKGARCESVITEFQVMCIAIGATALMVLLLFMIIVCFAKKLHVLKTENKKLRKRSKYRPSSEHHNDNFSLSTIAEGSHPNDDPNAQNKLEDPVKAPPPKEDESLNIQNSLTPKHENHKVLGEENSSEGRMTIDVELHLPKRAKVLPQPSPLVHYDVFLYKVAKSQERAKHRVRWEDCEYCVYESPFSCCPAYSPVSTRSLPAIIHRRTGPCKGMPCTP
- the LOC127454194 gene encoding chondroitin sulfate proteoglycan 5-like isoform X7 translates to MSRKEMMFCSGCWSAPMLSALLVVFLIPLFAHGNSVVGNETEADSAVNVTSLSTEGEEEKLKEVSQFASLSGDTDLTLHIGRKPRVEEEGSGMLEEVISPTPGTSKMATTSLPGPEISPDSAETDHLLPHDPDNKFMDEDVPTQPPWQAKGDMETTVFDLDHEDHKSPTNPPPTNPPSPSDVTVDFFDSGSRHKNLEPPSMSPHELQGNEATSWAMTDNYDYMTPYDDSVSPTTEDYPYSSTTDSYDDDLTTTPSSKAIHPSLPFNPDNTQTKWSTANEEPSVPPGVVNSVNGSDCRQGFVRSNGTCKSPCDLQPSFCFNGGQCYVLEGTQMFCRCNIQDYMWHKGARCESVITEFQVMCIAIGATALMVLLLFMIIVCFAKKLHVLKTENKKLRKRSSKYRPSSEHHNDNFSLSTIAEGSHPNVRKLCDTPPNLPHARALAYYDNIICQDDPNAQNKLEDPVKAPPPKEDESLNIQNSLTPKHENHKVLGEENSSEVNSLQNNMM